One Plasmodium cynomolgi strain B DNA, chromosome 2, whole genome shotgun sequence genomic window carries:
- a CDS encoding small GTPase Rab5c (putative) has protein sequence MAHYLSNLNSGDKYDAGPNYHSNKVFNSKLVLLGDTSVGKSCIVVRFAKNEFYEYQESTIGAAFMTQLIDIGECTIKFEIWDTAGQERYRSLAPMYYRGASAAVIVYDITNKKSFEGAKGWIHELKSVHSNDIIIVHSLLALPP, from the exons ATGGCACACTACCTATCCAATTTAAACAGCGGTGACAAATATGACGCGGGCCCAAACTACCACTCCAACAAGGTTTTTAATTCAAAGTTGGTTCTGTTAG GAGACACATCGGTAGGGAAGTCCTGCATCGTCGTGAGATTTGCCAAGaatgaattttatgagtACCAGGAGTCGACCATTGGTG CTGCCTTTATGACTCAACTGATCGACATAGGCGAGTGCACCATCAAGTTTGAAATTTGGGACACTGCAGG GCAGGAAAGATACAGAAGCCTGGCCCCCATGTATTATCG GGGCGCGTCAGCAGCCGTCATCGTGTACGACATAACAAACAAGAAGTCCTTCGAAGGCGCCAAGGGGTGGATCCACGAGCTGAAGTCGGTGCACTCCAATGACATCATCATAG ttcattccttgcTTGCCCTTCCCCCGC